One stretch of Nocardia mangyaensis DNA includes these proteins:
- a CDS encoding nitrate reductase subunit alpha, with the protein MRPPPYSCANSPISQLEGGVVVNSLLNLGKYFQRAEVSPDHRSVYKVGGRDADEFYRDRWSHDKVVRSTHGVNCTGSCSWKIYVKDGVITWESQQTDYPSVGSDKPEYEPRGCPRGASFSWYTYSPARVRYPYVRGTLLDLYRKAKAELKDPVLAWESVVEDPVEAKAYKTARGKGGFVRAEWWEAAEIAAAAHVYTIKRYGPDRVAGFSPIPAMSMVSHATGARFVSLIGGYMLSFYDWYADLPVASPQVFGDQTDVPESADWFDAGYLIMWGSNVPVTRTPDAHYMTEARYRGQKVVVVSPDYADNTKFADEWVAARPGTDAALAMSMGHVVLKEFFLEKQTPMFTDYIKSYTDLPYLICLDEAADHDGALPGKFLTAADLGHTGEGVEHKPVLLDQAGNPVVPNGSLGHRFGAGDAGRWNLDLEGVDPLLTLLGHSADAPATIALPRFDTDVAGSIIRGVPTTIIAGKRVTTVFDLLLAQYGVGRDGLPGEWATGYDDAESPYTPAWQETITGVPAVQAARIGREFADNAERSGGRSMILMGAGTNHWFHSDQIYRAFFTLTLLTGCQGKNGGGWAHYVGQEKCRPVTGWATLASATDWQRPPRQMQGTVFWYLTNDQWRYDPFTSDSFASPLGKGTFAGRTAADNIALASRLGWMPSYPTFNRNPLDLADEAAEAGKTPAEHVVDGLKSGDLRFACEDPDAPENFPRVLTVWRANLLGSSGKGNEYFQKHLLGCGSNLQTTDATGVRPQELEWREEGAEGKLDLLLALDFRMTSTTLFADIVLPAATWYEKHDLSSTDMHPFVHAFSPAISPPWEAKTDFEAFHRIARGFSWLAEKHLGTRKDIVAVPLQHDSPDALAQVGGKVLDWKAGECEPIPGKTMPKIVEIERDYTKIAEKLAALGPLVDTLGVTTKGITTYPDAEVEYLAGQNGTIVSGIAEGRPSLAKDTHAAETILALSGTTNGRLAVEGFETLERRTGTELADLAKEAEGKRISFADTQARPVPVITSPEWSGSESGGRRYSPFTINVERLKPWHTLTGRQHFYLDHDWMIELGEQLPIFRPPLDMTALFAEPSIGKVSGGGVTVRYLTPHSKWSIHSAYQDNLHMLTLSRGGQTIWMSDRDAAKIGVADNDWIEAINRNGIVVARAIVSHRMPEGTVFMYHAQDRAVDVPRIEGTEDTKVGKGKRGGIHNALTRVLIKPSHLIGGYAQQSFALNYHGPTGNQRDEVTTIRRRSQEVEY; encoded by the coding sequence ATGCGTCCGCCTCCTTACAGTTGCGCCAACAGCCCGATTTCACAGCTCGAAGGGGGCGTCGTGGTCAATTCGCTGCTGAACCTCGGTAAGTATTTCCAGCGCGCCGAGGTCTCGCCGGACCACCGGTCGGTGTACAAGGTCGGTGGCCGCGACGCCGACGAGTTCTATCGCGACCGCTGGTCGCACGACAAGGTGGTGCGCTCCACGCACGGCGTGAACTGCACCGGCTCGTGCTCGTGGAAGATCTACGTCAAGGACGGCGTGATCACCTGGGAGTCCCAGCAGACCGACTACCCCTCGGTGGGCTCGGACAAGCCCGAGTACGAGCCGCGCGGCTGTCCGCGTGGTGCCTCGTTCTCCTGGTACACCTACTCCCCGGCCCGGGTGCGCTACCCGTACGTGCGCGGCACCCTGCTCGACCTGTACCGCAAGGCCAAAGCCGAGCTCAAGGACCCGGTGCTGGCCTGGGAGTCGGTCGTCGAGGACCCGGTCGAGGCCAAGGCCTACAAGACCGCGCGCGGCAAGGGCGGTTTCGTCCGGGCCGAGTGGTGGGAGGCCGCCGAGATCGCCGCGGCCGCGCACGTCTACACGATCAAGCGGTACGGACCGGACCGTGTGGCCGGCTTCTCGCCGATTCCCGCGATGTCGATGGTCAGCCATGCGACCGGTGCGCGGTTCGTGTCGCTGATCGGCGGCTACATGCTCTCGTTCTACGACTGGTACGCCGATCTGCCGGTGGCCTCGCCGCAGGTGTTCGGCGACCAGACCGACGTGCCGGAATCGGCCGACTGGTTCGACGCGGGCTATCTGATCATGTGGGGCTCCAATGTCCCGGTGACCCGCACGCCGGACGCGCACTACATGACCGAGGCGCGCTATCGCGGCCAGAAGGTCGTCGTGGTCTCGCCCGACTACGCCGACAACACCAAATTCGCCGACGAGTGGGTGGCCGCGCGTCCCGGTACCGATGCCGCGCTGGCGATGTCCATGGGCCATGTCGTGCTCAAGGAGTTCTTCCTCGAGAAGCAGACTCCGATGTTCACCGATTACATCAAGTCCTACACCGACTTGCCGTACCTGATCTGCCTCGACGAAGCGGCCGATCACGACGGCGCCCTGCCCGGCAAGTTCCTCACCGCCGCCGATCTGGGTCACACCGGCGAAGGCGTCGAACACAAGCCGGTGCTGCTGGATCAGGCGGGCAACCCGGTCGTGCCCAACGGCTCACTGGGCCACCGCTTCGGTGCGGGCGACGCGGGTAGGTGGAACCTCGATCTCGAGGGCGTCGACCCGCTGCTCACCCTGCTCGGGCACTCCGCCGACGCACCGGCCACCATCGCCCTGCCGCGTTTCGACACCGATGTCGCCGGGTCGATCATCCGTGGCGTGCCGACCACGATCATCGCGGGCAAGCGGGTGACGACAGTCTTCGACCTGCTGCTCGCGCAGTACGGCGTCGGCCGCGACGGGCTGCCGGGCGAGTGGGCCACGGGCTATGACGACGCCGAGTCGCCGTACACCCCCGCCTGGCAGGAGACCATCACCGGCGTGCCCGCCGTGCAGGCCGCCCGGATCGGCCGCGAGTTCGCCGACAACGCCGAACGGTCCGGTGGTCGCTCGATGATCCTGATGGGAGCGGGCACCAATCACTGGTTCCACTCCGATCAGATCTATCGCGCCTTCTTCACCCTGACGCTGCTCACCGGCTGCCAGGGCAAGAACGGCGGCGGCTGGGCCCACTACGTCGGCCAGGAGAAGTGCCGCCCGGTCACCGGCTGGGCCACCCTGGCTTCGGCCACGGACTGGCAGCGCCCGCCGCGCCAGATGCAGGGCACCGTGTTCTGGTACCTCACCAACGACCAGTGGCGCTACGACCCCTTCACCTCGGACTCGTTCGCCTCACCCTTGGGCAAAGGCACGTTCGCCGGTCGCACCGCCGCCGACAACATCGCCCTGGCCAGCCGACTCGGCTGGATGCCGAGCTACCCGACGTTCAACCGCAACCCCCTCGACCTCGCCGACGAGGCCGCCGAAGCCGGAAAGACGCCGGCCGAGCATGTGGTCGACGGGCTGAAGTCCGGTGACCTGCGGTTCGCCTGTGAAGATCCCGACGCGCCGGAGAACTTCCCGCGTGTACTCACCGTGTGGCGGGCCAACCTGCTCGGCTCCTCCGGCAAGGGCAACGAGTACTTCCAGAAGCATCTGCTCGGCTGCGGCTCCAACCTGCAGACCACCGACGCCACCGGCGTGCGCCCACAGGAACTGGAATGGCGCGAGGAAGGCGCCGAGGGCAAGCTGGATCTGCTGCTGGCACTGGACTTCCGGATGACGAGCACCACCCTGTTCGCCGACATCGTGCTGCCCGCCGCGACCTGGTACGAGAAGCACGACCTGTCCTCCACCGACATGCACCCCTTCGTGCACGCCTTCTCCCCCGCCATCTCCCCGCCATGGGAGGCCAAGACCGACTTCGAGGCGTTCCACCGGATCGCGCGCGGGTTCTCCTGGCTGGCCGAGAAGCACCTGGGCACCCGCAAGGACATCGTCGCGGTACCGCTCCAGCACGACTCCCCCGACGCGCTCGCCCAGGTCGGCGGCAAGGTTCTGGACTGGAAAGCCGGTGAGTGCGAACCGATTCCGGGCAAGACCATGCCCAAGATCGTCGAGATCGAGCGCGACTACACCAAGATCGCCGAGAAGCTCGCGGCGCTGGGCCCGCTGGTGGACACCCTCGGCGTGACCACCAAGGGCATCACCACCTACCCCGATGCCGAGGTCGAATACCTCGCGGGTCAGAACGGCACCATCGTCTCCGGGATCGCCGAGGGCCGGCCCTCACTGGCCAAGGACACCCACGCCGCCGAGACCATCCTGGCGCTGTCGGGCACCACCAACGGCCGCCTCGCGGTCGAGGGCTTCGAGACGCTGGAACGCCGCACCGGCACCGAACTCGCCGACCTCGCCAAAGAGGCCGAGGGTAAACGCATCTCGTTCGCCGACACCCAGGCCAGGCCGGTCCCGGTGATCACCTCCCCGGAGTGGTCGGGTAGCGAGAGCGGCGGTCGCCGGTATTCGCCATTCACCATCAATGTCGAGCGGCTCAAGCCCTGGCACACCCTCACCGGCCGCCAGCACTTCTATCTCGACCACGACTGGATGATCGAACTCGGTGAGCAGCTGCCGATCTTCCGGCCACCGCTGGACATGACGGCGCTGTTCGCCGAGCCGTCCATCGGCAAGGTGAGCGGGGGCGGGGTCACCGTGCGCTACCTGACACCGCACTCCAAGTGGTCGATCCACTCGGCCTACCAGGACAACCTGCACATGCTCACCCTCTCGCGCGGCGGGCAGACGATCTGGATGTCGGACCGTGACGCGGCCAAGATCGGGGTGGCCGACAACGACTGGATCGAGGCGATCAACCGCAACGGCATCGTCGTCGCGCGCGCCATCGTCTCGCACCGCATGCCCGAGGGCACCGTGTTCATGTATCACGCGCAGGACCGCGCGGTGGATGTGCCGCGCATCGAGGGCACCGAGGACACCAAGGTCGGCAAGGGCAAGCGCGGCGGCATCCACAACGCGCTGACCAGGGTGTTGATCAAGCCATCACACCTGATCGGCGGCTACGCCCAGCAGTCCTTCGCCCTGAACTACCACGGGCCCACCGGAAACCAGAGGGACGAAGTGACCACGATCCGCCGCCGGAGCCAGGAAGTCGAGTACTGA